The sequence TCTTTAAAATGAGTGTCTACATAGAAAAAAGCCACATGATAATCTGGAATTTCAATTACCTCAAGTAAACTTGCCAATGCTTCATTTTGCAAAAGTATATTCAAATCGATATTTGGTAAAAAAGGCAATGCTTTTTCATGTATTTCAACATTTTTAGCTCCCGTTATCCAATATTTCCCTTCTTCTAATACATTAATTAGTTTTCTGTTTTCAAATACTAATCCTACTTGATAAGCATCTATTGTAATTCTTTTTATCATATTTTCTATATTTTTAATCTGAATTTAATCGGATGTTATTTTCTCTTTTCTTTATTCTCTTCTCTCTTTTTAAATAAGAAAACGTTTTGCCTTTGTTCTCCAAAAAGGACGGAAAAAAGGAAGTTAAAAGAAGTACTAAAATGGTGTTGTATTATTTTTTACGAGCCATAAGAATAGTACGTAAGCAAATACAAAAGCAAATTAGTTGTTCCAATAACAAACTCAATCTTCAGGTCTTTTTGTGAGTGTTCCTCCTTCTTATTGCTAAAAAGGTTTTACTAACAAAGACAAGCTGTTTTCTTTGATTCATTCTTTTTAACGAGAGAATGTACTCAACCTATAATCGCATTGAATTGCGTGCGGGATTCGAACCCTTATTAATGTGCAAGAACCAAAATCTTGTGCGTCTACCATTTTCGCCATACTACATTGTAGCAACAGGATTCGAACCTGTAAAACATTTGGTGATTGTTTTTTTGGAAAACAACCGAAAACCTCCAAATCAAGTTGCATAGTAAACCATCATACGCAATTGCGAAACGAATACTACAATAGTGCTATACAGAAACACCCAACAGGACTTGTTTGATATTTTTAGTCTTTTAAAAAGAACGTTTTTATACCAGTTGTGATTTGTAATTTACCGTAAAAGAAAATGATGATTTTTTTCTTGATATGAAATAGAAAATCAAAGCATAGCATCGCTACGTTTTTATTTTATATTGAAATAGCGAGGAAAAAAGGGCATTTTATTCCAGTAAATTCAAGTGATAAATGGTATTATTCTAAATCATTTGGATCAATACTTGTTCCAATCGTGTCGCATTTTTGTTTTAATTCTTCTCTAGTTAGCAATCCAATTCTAAAGCATCGCAAAAGAAAAAAATAAGCAGCATCGACCAATTCTTTACGTAGACCTTTTTCCTGTTTATACACTGGCAAACTTGGTTTTCCATTACTAAACTCACATCTTCCATTACAAATAAAACAATATTTATGTATAACAGTTCCATGATCTTCTGTCCATTCTTTTTGAGCAGTATAGAGCTTATCAAATCGTTTTTTATGTTCGTCTATAGCTTTTAGCGATGTAACTACTTCATTAATCCAAAAATCAATGTTTGCATATTGTCCAACAACATGATGTGTATAGGCAGTTGTAAACTTTCTCAATTGTTTGGTTATCAAATCTGATTTTTCAAAAGTATAGATCATTTTAAGTCTAATTTTAAGTTTTAAATACTACCTAACATTTTATTTCTTTACAAAGATTTCATTACAAGTACGCAATTATTTTACGTAGCTTAAGAATCTTTTATTTTATTTAATTATCAACTACTTAAAACAAAATAGCCTTTACTTTTAAAGAACGGAAAAAGAGAAGTTAAAAGAAGTGTTGCAAGGGTTTTCTATTTCATTCACCCTATTGTACTGGCAAATAATACAAACAGAAAAGCAAAACAGCAGTTCCAGAAACGTACACCCTTTTCAGGTCTTTAGATAGTGTTTCTTTATTAAAAAGAAAGGTCTCTTTGCAAAGGCTAATTGTTTTTATAGTAATTTTAAAAGAACGTTTTATTACTAATTCTATAAACTAAATACCGTAAAGCATTTTTTTGTATTCATAATCAGTAATCTTTTCCTTAATAGTTACTTTAGCTAAATTCACTTTGATATAATGTGGTGTCCAACAATCAGATACTTCTGTAGCTATTTCATGTCCGTTAACACAGGTTTTATTCATTCCATCTAAACCAGAACTACCACAACAACCTGAGAAACGATTACAATCTTTATGATTTTTAAAAAAATAAGCATCAATTGCTATCACTATTTCTTTGCCACTGTTTTCATGATTAGTAATGGAGAACTTATTTTTCGCTATCATATCCACACCATCCTCAAATCGTAAAGCATTGGCATTCAATTCTGTTAAATCATCAGTCAATTTTGCATTACATGTTTTACAATAAAGTCGAATCGTTTTCATATCATTTTATTTTCTGATACAAAGATTTCAATAGTAGTACGCAACTATTCTACGTAGCTCAAAAAATGTATAAATTATTCTCAATACTGTACTATTGCAAACATTCCACAAGAAACTCACATAACACTTTATAGAACTACTAATGAGACCCTTTATAGGGTGACAAGATTGCGAATAAAAATCTGAGTAAATCAGCTAAATCTGCGTGCTTATTTAATAATAATAAAACTTTACACAATCTATAACCATTAACAATTAAATAATTAATCCACGTCTATAGCTTTGCATTTTTTTATTGTTTTAAGCGTTCTTGATGGGCTTTATCTCGTTGATCTATGGCTCCAAAGGGACTTCCTTTGAAATAGCCAATATTTACAAAACCATTCTCTTCTGTAATAAGGGACTCTTTCTTAGTAACAGCTCCTGTATATTTGGAACCATAATTTCCTTCTAATTGTCCCGTTGCAGGATTTAAGTCGCCCCATTTGGGTGTTTTTCCATTATAAATAGGTTCTACGAAATAAATAATTCCTGTTATCTTCGATTTCATTAAGAATCTTCCTGTTTCGTCGGTATTCGTTAAAAATCGTTTTAGTATATCTTGTCGCATTTTTTTATTTTTTAAATTGTTATTATTTTGTTGTTTTCTTAAACCACATAGACACATAAGATGCTTGATAAATTTTAATTCATCCAATTAAACAGAACTAGGAAACTTTTCCTAATACTATGTGCCTATGTGGTGCTTTCTTATAAAAATGTTCACACTTTAAACGTCATAAACTCTTCTTTAATTAAGCCTATCACTTGGTTATTGACTCTTTTATTAATTCTTTTTTGCTCTTCTTTTTCCAAAACCTCCAAAGCATTTGGGTGGTCTTTCTTAAAATCGGCAATCACATCTTGTGAAAACAATCCGACTAACTTCCCTATCATCTTTGGGTGAAACTCCCCCTCTTTACTCAACACATTATACAATCTATTCATTGTAATATAGTTTTGAATAGCCTCCCAAATGTTTTGTGCTTCTCCCGAAAAATAATCTTCTTTATGTTCTTTTTTAGGCTTGTTGTTCCTACCTACTTCTGCCCATTTATCGTTTTTATTCTTCAAAATCACACGTGATCCGTTTCCAAAATACTTAGGCACATTAGGTTTAATAATTACCCCTTCACAAATATTCATTTCCATTTTTGGCAAACCCAACCAATCTGGAATCAAGGAATTAAACTCATTTGGATAACGAAACGCTTCTTCTAAAGTCCCTTCAAACAAGGTCTTTGCATAAAAGAAACCTGTTTTTTCAAACACACTATTTGCCGAATCAACCGTTAAATAATGCGTACCATTTACTTTAATATCAAAAGCATAGAAATCGTTCTCCGGACAATAGTCTACTCCTTTTTGCACTTTAATAGCATTTTTTACTACAGGTACATCTTTGTGATTGTAATTCCCTCCAAACAATTCTCCAAAAATCACAATGAATTGGGTTTCTTGAAATTCCGATTGTACCGTTTTAAAAGCTTCCAATACGTTCTCTTTGTATCGTTTTGCTACTTCGTGAGCATTAAAAAAAGTTTCCTCTTCATCCACGAAATCAGTACGTTTTGCAATTTTAATCGTTACTCCATCTGTATAGAAAGAGAAGTTAGCACCGTGTACTTTTTCTTGTACGATATAGGTTTCTTTTTCAAAACCATGCATGATAATTTGTTCCAAAACTTGCTTTTGGTACGTATTTTCTATTGAATTATATTTTCTAAATTCCATTTTTTCTATTTTTTTACTTTTATTACCTTTTTTAATCACTTCAATAGTACTCCCAATCTACGTCACTTCGAGTGCGAAGCCTATCGAGAAGCATTTTCTAACAACAGTTCTCGATACTCTTTTTATAAAATTGCTATTTGCATTTCATAAAAACACTCGAACTAACGAACAGCTAAGTACTAATCACTTAAACACCAGAAGGAATCGAACCTCCATCTCCAGCATACATTGCTGTTGCTCTATCCTTTGAGCTATAGCATTTTGTTGATTCGTCAGGATTCGAACCCGAACAAAGAGAGTCAAAGTCTTACTATTCACTAATTACTATTTACTAAGCACTATTTACTAAGCACTATTTACTAATCACTATGCGCTAATCACTGGCTACTAAACAGTCTGGGAAGCAGGACTCGAACCTGCAACCTCTCGCATCCAAAGCGAGTAAACAACCATCGTTATCTTCCCAGCGGTTACTCAAAGTCAAGTCTTTTTGAGAGACAGTCAAAAAAACCATCCTTTGAGTGGGTGTTCCTTTCTAAGAACGTTTGTTGATTCGTCAGGATTCGAACCCGAACAAAGAGAGTCAAAGTCTCTTATGCTAACCATTTACATCACAAATCAGTTTGTACTCCGTACGAGAATCGAACTCGTATTTACTGCTCGAAAGGCAGTTGTCCTAACCGTTAGACGAACGGAGCATTTTGTACAGGAAGAGAGAATCGAACTCTCAAAATTCAGAGTCTAAGTCTAACGCGTTTACCCGTTTCGCCATTCCTGCATTTTCTTCCTAAGGACTTTTCACTAAGTACTAATCACTAAGTACTAACTACTAAACAACACAAAAAAAGCACCTCGTTAAAGGTGCTTCATGTATACAAATAAGATAGTAATATCCTATTGCCTATAGTGATGCACCTGCATGTTTCGTTTTACCGCGAAGTCAAAACTCGGGTTTAGTGAAAAGCTACGCTCTAGTGAAATTAAATTCATTTTTTGTTCTCCTTTATACTGTATATCTAGTGTTCTCATGTTTCTTAATTATAAATTGTTACTGATTAATTAATCAATTGTTTTTATTACTTCTTCAAAAATCAATCATTACTAATTAAACATAACTAATTGATTGTTCTCATTATTTCTGCTGCAAAGATAAAGTCAAAAAAAGTAAACTTCCAAATCTTTTTTAAAATTATTTTACTGATTATCAATTAGTTAAGCTCATTTTTAAACAAAGAAAAGCCTGTCCGTTTTACAACCGATATCCTTAAATCATCCAAATGACTGTCTCTCATTTGCTTAGCTTTCAAGTCTTATTTTGTTTTATTTTTATTAAGCATTAAACATTTTTTTCTTTTTTATTTTTTTAATTCTATTCTCTTCTCTCTTCTCTTTATTCTCTTCTCTTTATTCTCTATTCTCTTCTCTTTATTCTCTTCTCTTTATTCTCTTCTCTTTATTCTCTTCTCTTTATTCTCTTCTCTTTATTCTCTTCTCTTTATTCTCTTCTCTTTATTCTCTTCTCTTTATTCTCTTCTCTCTTCTCTTTATTCTCTATTCTCTATTCTCTATTCTCTATTCTCTATTCTCTATTCTCTTTCCTCTATTCTCTTCACTAAACAAAACAAAACAAAACAAAAAAAGCGCCCTCTTGTGAAGGACGCTTGTATCTATTGTGAAGTAAAAAGTACTTTTTCTGTATTCTAAAACTCATAAAACATTACAAACGACCTATTGCCCTTAGCAGGGAATCCCTCTACTAAACGGTAGTTACTATCCATAGATAGTATAGCAATATGTTGTCTTAATGTTTTCATTTCGAGGGCAAATATAGAAATTAAAATTGAAAAAAAGAAAAATTTGAAAACTCCAAATAATAATCTCCCTCCTCATTATAAATATTTAAGGCTGGTTGCAAACGATTTCCTTGCGCATTTTCGGTAGCAATCCAGTCATACACCTTTTGCATTTTCTTTTCAAAAGACTGCTGAATCGATACATTATTAGCCTGTGCATCTTCTAAAGATAGTATACCCTCTTTTGAAATTTTAAGCAACAATTTAATTTCTTCCTTTGTATCAAAAAAAGCCTTTAGCGCTAGTAACTCATGCACTTTATTACTAAAACCGATAAAAGAAGGAGCATAAAGAAAAAGGGAAATAAAAAATACTCTTTTAAACATGTTTGTTTTTTTGCCAAATTTATAAAAAGATACAGCAGTGCGTAAGAGTAGAAATTTAGTTTGTCTTTAAAACCTATGGCGCTCCTAGAGGTACTTATGCTCAATCTACAATAGTAGAAATTTAGTTTGTCTTTAAAACATTGAAGTTGCAATTTTTTCTGTTGCATCTACAATAGTAGAAATTTAGTTTGTCTTTAAAACACAGTTAAATAAGATCTACAATCATTACATATCTACAATAGTAGAAATTTAGTTTGTCTTTAAAACATGGATGAGCAAATCATTAAACAACCTATCTACAATAGTAGAAATTTAGTTTGTCTTTAAAACAAAACCAATGGTCGCAGATGTACACAATCTACAATAGTAGAAATTTAGTTTGTCTTTAAAACCATCAAATGAAAAGGTATTAGTTAATAATCTACAATAGTAGAAATTTAGTTTGTCTTTAAAACAAGTATCTGCTTGATAATAGCACTCTTATCTACAATAGTAGAAATTTAGTTTGTCTTTAAAACATTAATAACTGCATTTAAACTACTCTCAAATCTACAATAGTAGAAATTTAGTTTGTCTTTAAAACTTATCACTTAAAACACTTTCGGTTTCTTATCTACAATAGTAGAAATTTAGTTTGTCTTTAAAACCATCTGCTTTATATTGTATATGATTGTAATCTACAATAGTAGAAATTTAGTTTGTCTTTAAAACATTTGTTGTTTAGATATGTTTTTAAAGGAATCTACAATAGTAGAAATTTAGTTTGTCTTTAAAACTGCCTAAGTTTACCAGCATTGCACTTGATCTACAATAGTAGAAATTTAGTTTGTCTTTAAAACCAACAGGAAAAGAGAATTAAACATCTTTATCTACAATAGTAGAAATTTAGTTTGTCTTTAAAACAACAAAGTAGTGTTTATCAAGTTTTCTAGATCTACAATAGTAGAAATTTAGTTTGTCTTTAAAACGAAGAAGAGATACTACCAAATAAGGCATCTACAATAGTAGAAATTTAGTTTGTCTTTAAAACTCAAGGTGTTGAGAATTGTGTTTGGGAATCTACAATAGTAGAAATTTAGTTTGTCTTTAAAACATTACATTTATTATCCATCAGGTCCAATCTACAATAGTAGAAATTTAGTTTGTCTTTAAAACGAAAACTACAAAAAACACAGTATTAGATCTACAATAGTAGAAATTTAGTTTGTCTTTAAAACCAGCTGCATAAGAGCATATACCTAAGTATCTACAATAGTAGAAATTTAGTTTGTCTTTAAAACCTTTTAATTCTTTCAAGATTCTTTTTAAATCTACAATAGTAGAAATTTAGTTTGTCTTTAAAACAAAAAATAAGATTACACCCAGACTTTAAATCTACAATAGTAGAAATTTAGTTTGTCTTTAAAACTTTAAAACCCATCCGTTAAGGTACTGCTATCTACAATAGTAGAAATTTAGTTTGACTTTAAAACGCAAAGTGCAAGCTGGCTTAGGTTCTTATCTACAATAGTAGAAATTTA is a genomic window of Flavobacterium jumunjinense containing:
- a CDS encoding RNA ligase family protein translates to MEFRKYNSIENTYQKQVLEQIIMHGFEKETYIVQEKVHGANFSFYTDGVTIKIAKRTDFVDEEETFFNAHEVAKRYKENVLEAFKTVQSEFQETQFIVIFGELFGGNYNHKDVPVVKNAIKVQKGVDYCPENDFYAFDIKVNGTHYLTVDSANSVFEKTGFFYAKTLFEGTLEEAFRYPNEFNSLIPDWLGLPKMEMNICEGVIIKPNVPKYFGNGSRVILKNKNDKWAEVGRNNKPKKEHKEDYFSGEAQNIWEAIQNYITMNRLYNVLSKEGEFHPKMIGKLVGLFSQDVIADFKKDHPNALEVLEKEEQKRINKRVNNQVIGLIKEEFMTFKV